TGTACGTGGGCACATGGCTTTTCCGCGTCCACCGCGGAAACCCGTTTTCGCGCAGGAAGTAGATCTTGAATTTTGATTCGTCGGACACATTTTTTTGCGTTTGTCTTACATTCACATAGTTTTTTTTCTTTATCTCTTGGGCCGATTTCCGTCCCCCTCCCCTTTTTCATTTTCATACTCTTGTCCGTCCTTTCTATCTTCTTGTAATTAATGAAGAGTTTGATTTAGAATTAGGGGCTGGCTTAATTTGTTGGTGTCATAGTAATAGATACATGACTATAGTACAGCATCATCGTTCCGCACCGGAATTTAAATGCCAAACATTTAGAGAGCGCGTTACAGTACATCTGAGCTCAAACAGCTCAAAAAGCTGCAACTTGGAAGTGAATGCTAATTATACATAAGCTTATGTTTATCACTCTTACTTACAACAATAATCATAAGAAAGTCGGTTATTTCGTTGACTTAAACTGCGTCCTctcaaatacaactataccAGATGCGTGAATAGTACACCACCACTCAGTACTTTGAACCCCTTTTGTTTCTGGCTGTACGTCCCCTCGTCTTATTTAATTCCGCAATGTTTTCAGTACAGCATTTATATGCATGTGAGCTACGTACGTGCTCGTCCACAAAGATAGTTATAATTATTTATGTCTTCCAAATCTGATCAGCAATTTTACTGATAAGGCACTCGCGGTGGATCTGTCCGATACTTCCTAAATCGAGCTCTGGGCCAAGAATGAGACGAGTACGGTCGAATTTTTACTGCTCTCATTATAAACCATTATCATGCGGTTACGTACGCCTCTAGCTTTCGGCCATtacatatattctgattaaTGGCCCGATATGATTTCTGGGGCTATCCTAGGCATTGGAGTATTTACAACTGAGGCCTTGAACTCATGAGCGCTATGAAATTGCATCAAACACTACTGGTATACTCACTATTGTTAGGACTCTGATAGATAGTTGGCTAATTGACAGCTATTTTGGGTTTGGTAATAGCTTGCCGCGTTTCGAATAATTCCGCCGCTCATGGCGGGGGTTTCTGTTCCGCACTACCATAGCACGCCGTCTCCGTCGCATGCGCTGCCTTCTAAGAATGTATAAGAATATCAATATATCTAGTTCATCGTCGTCGAGCAGAATCCGCAGTAAAAGgtcgtcttcctcgtcatTGACTTGACAATCAGTGAGATAACTCATAGCgggaaaaatacaaaaaccGGGTGTCCCGACGCCTCACCTACATTTATATAACATGTGCTAATgtattggatatatatgCGTCAGATGACGCGTACACAATGGCCCCCAAAGCGGGAGTATTTTCGATCGTATTTTATTATCCATCTGGAATTCTCTGTCTCCGCTATAGACTCGATCGCTCCTTGCAATTGCAGCTTGGACCTTGGACCTTGGACCGGCCGCCCCTCCCCCCCAAAATGGGCCCAACTCCGACCCGATCTGACGGAGTGATTTTAACGACTTCTGAGTGGGTGGGCTCCCTATTGTTACATCATTAGGAAATTTCCCGAAGCCCCCCAAGACTTGGAGTCATTCTTTTTTCTCCCGTCCGCCACTGCTTTCTACATATTAGGAAGGGCCGGCGCGCCACCCACGGGCTTCCCTTCCTCTGGGATGTTGCTGACGCGATCTTGGTGGTCCCATCCCTCCGATCCAATCCCTCACTTGTTGCATCCTCGAATTCGCTATGTATTTGCTTAGTATCCTCATATACAATCACGCAAATTCTTCATCCCACGCCACCACATACACAATGCGCGAGTTGCTGTAATTATCGCAAACCAGAATAAGTATACTGTGTAAAACCCTGCGATGATTCGCATCATTTACCGGCGGAAATGGCCTAAATTGAAGGTGCCGTCTCAGCAATCCATATCTTCTTTAGTAATATGGCTCCGTATTCTACCAGACATGCAGGCACCTCCTTCCATGCACAAGGCTTGATTTGTCATTGTGTTCATGATACAGCTAGCCCATATGAGCAAGCTGCATGAAATAAGCCTTCTCGCGCCTTGTATCTAATCTTGTTATACTGTACCACTATATTCGTGAATAAAATCGACGCCCGTATGGAGACAGCTAATTAATCCCTTTGCCGCATACTTATTCAACTAACCCAAACGACCCCAGTAAAAAGCTGCCCTGACTGTTATGGATGATAATATAGCCTATCTATATGCTACCAAGACCGAAAATACACAAGAATGCTATATTATCTTATTCTCAGACACGAACCCATCCGCGCCATAACCGCAACTGAATTTAGGGCAAGATCGAGGAAGGAGCGAGGCCAGAGGGAGAGTTATTGGCGGATGTATACTGAGCGATAAAACTAGCTTAGTGGAATGGTTTAGACGAATGAATCATTGGTGGCTTACTACCAGAGTAGGCTCCGGCTTAGTGCTGTTCCCGGAAGCGATGGGAGTACAACTTGTCGTCTCATGCGCCGTGTTCTCAACCTAATCAAGCGTTCGAATCGTGTTCAAATTCAGGCGTAATGCGGTCTATGAGGGAATCATAACCAAACTTACGGAAGAGGTGGGCCAAGGTACATCAGAAACCAAGGTGGAGGTAGCATTGGCACTATTATCAATAACGGAGCTAGTGTAGCTAGGATGCTAGAAAGAGATATCGTGTAGAATCTGTGTGAGCGCAAACCCGGTAACCATAAAATTGatcatatatgcgtaccgCAGAAGATATATAGTCACTACTGGCAACAATTGAGCTGAATACTGGCACAGGGAGCTCGGAACTGATTTCGCCATCAACCAACTTGGCCTTGTGCTAGTAAAAGGATGCATAAACATTTATAGCCCGCATAGACGACCCTGCTTGCAATTGGACTTACTTCTGTGGGCTGTGGCTCGGCTGAAGAGACAACATGGGTGAATACAGAAGACGATGTTGGACTGGCCATGGACATGCTGGTCTCGACAGGCTTGTGCTCGGTTGACACGATAGATGCATAGGACAGGTGACTCTCGATACTAGACGCAATTTGGGTGAAGACTGGTGATGGGACGGGTTTTAGGTTCATTATCGGTGCTCTCCAGCTCGGTACCGCGTACGCACCCAATTACCATGCCTTTTTGGGCATCCGCTCCCTCTTCGGTATCGGAGCCAACGGAAGTCAGCGATTGCGATTCCAGAGTGCTAGAGCTTCTGTGGTCCTCTGAAAATCATACGTTAAAGAACTAGCTCAAGGTCGTCGCTAAATATCTCACCAGATACAATTGGCTTTGCGAGCACGGCAGTGGACATGGCAGCAATGATGAGAGCAGCGGCGTGGGAGTGCATATTGAAGATTTGGTTGTCTAAAAGATTTGGTTGAGAGATGTAGCTAGAGTAGAACTTGAAGATGCTGAGCGTGTTGGATTAAGACATACTCACCAGCTGCCTTTTATATGCGAGCCCACTCATAGCAGCCCAGATATAGTTTATCCATATAACAACTCCACGTACAACTAAATCGTATCAGTAACCAAAATACTTGACGCGTTTCGTGAATAGTGTATTAACCAACATGGATCAATAGGGGATCGACCAGCCGAGTCCGTCCAAATCAAATCATCCGCGCTGGTTGACATATTGGACCGCGCAATGACCCAGTATTCGTCCAGAAAAGGAGTTTAAATCCAAAATCATCGCAAAATGGCAGTGCGGTATTTGATACATACACACGCTGATAGAAACCAAGAAGCCATTCGATGAGCGAAAATCGTTTGTATCTTGAGTCATAGCTATTCATAACGCATGCGCAAGTTCTGGTACACCTTAAGCTTGATAGTTTTGATATTCTGAAACAGGATTTATCCACGCATACCACTTCAGTAGACTCACATTGGTCAACCAGTGTAGCTCTATGCAAGCACCATATAATACTGAGTGTTTCGCGAATACATCCTGAACTAGGGAGTATTTTCCAATACAATTGAGGAGGCTAACTTGGTGACTGGGAGAGTTAAGtgaataaaaaaaaatccAAATCGATAAGAACGACGAGGAATAACTCAAAGCCTAGTAGACCAGAAAATTCTTTGGAAGGTCCGTTCGCTCAACTACCTTGTGACTATTTTGGCACGGATTCCACAAGTTACTAACAACCACAGACACCATACAGATGCGACTCCGGCTGTTCTATAAGCATGACGCATACCCACTAGCGACCCTAAAATGCAATAAACCCACCACATATCATGAAGAGCGAGACCCATCACAAACCAAGCCTCTATCTAGATCTTTCGTCAATTCACGTGTGTAGAATGTAGTATACATTAGTAATGAGGATTGTTACATAATTCACGAAAAGGGAACAATTTAAACAAACGAATCACGCACAAAGCCCGAGGTTAAATACAGAAAGCAAAATATGTGGTTTCAGTGGTGTAGTGCATTTATTTATTGTTGCGGGTCGAACGAGTGGTAGGTGTAAGTGTTGGTTCGTCTATGGAACCTTCGAGGGTTACGCTGCGACGTTTTCTTCCGCGTTTAGAAGGAGTGGCGGCGGTAGCAGTAGCAGTAGCGATGGCTGGAGCAACCGGTACATGGTTTACTGAAGTGACAGGCGCTATCCCATTCGTCGCTGCGGTCGTGAATCTCGCGGGGGACGTTTGTCTCCCACCCAGTCCTACCCCATTAACACCCACACCCGACGCCCCGCCAAAGTCATCCAAAAGCGGAATTACAGGGGAGAGAGATGTATCGGAAGCGGTGCTCGGCACAGGAGGTACCTCGTCCAAGAACGCCGCTGGCTGTGCACCCGGGTTTTCTAGATCGAACTCGGCAGGAAGGGAGACGGGAAAAGAGCCTCCTGTGGATGGTCCGCCGTCAGAGGGAGCGTTAGCGCTGTCAGGAAAGTCGAACTGGTTCAGGAAGCTATCGATATCAACCGCATGATCTCCTTCAGCCGCGATGCTGGCATACGGGACGGAGCTGTCTGGGAGTATATTACCATTGGGATTAGGGAAGCTGCCGTTGGGCATAAAGGCAGAGTTGGAAGGTACAAATCCATTAACGGTCAGGTTAGGTTGAGTGCTAAATCCGTCGACACCTATAACATTATTCGCACTGCCGTCCGACCGTTGTTCCTGCAACACCTCCGGAGAGATGCCCCATTCACGCATCAGAGAATTGATGTCTTGGTTGACGTTGTCTATCTCTTCACCCAACGATTCGGTAGCTTGATCTAACCTTGCGGCGTTGTATGGAATGGCTGGATCATGAGGTACATCGAGGTTCATATTCATCAACCCCCCGTAGTAAGGTGCGAGTTCAGATTGTGAGTCGGAGAATCCAGCAGAGTTATGGCCGTCTGGCCCTTGACTCGAAATCGAAGCGAGAATACGTTGGAGAGTATTCGGGGAGCTGAGGAGTTTCGAAATGGCCTCTTGGTACATTTGGTCCTGCGCATGTTCGTTTCCTTGACCAAAAAGAGATTCAGGGGTATCGCTGGGTTGGTCACTAGAAACAGAATCTTGAGGAGGGGTGATGTTGGTGCTCTGAATAGGCGAGCGCCGGGCGAGAGTGTTCATTGGAATGGTGGCAGTAGTCGACGGGTTCTGAGATGACGTTGGAATTCCAATAGGGGTAGGTGGCAGGGAGCTCAGGCCGGGCGTAGGAGGCGGCTCGGCTTTTGCAACTGTAGCAAGTTGCTCACCGTTCGGTGCGGGAGACGGCGCCATCTCAGTTGGGGCTTCGCTTATCCGGCCTAATTAGGACCTATGAGGACATTCTGCTGCATGTTAGGTAAAAAGAGACAAGCTCACCCTCCAACATTTCGTGGTCGTCCTGCATCGAGATGTTAGGTGACGGGATTGCGAAATGAATgtcatcgtcgtcatcgtcatcagCGCTGCCGTTTTCGATCATCAGACGGGGACGCTTTCGTGGCACCAGTGCACCAGGACTTGCTCTTCCGTCTCGACCTGGACTGGAGTTTCCCCCTGGGCCCGAAGGCGTGGCGCCGTTTGCTCCGTTTCCAAATACGCTGGCAAGAAATTTGAGGATCTTATTAATCGTGTCCTGATGCTTCTTGTGTCGATCCCGAGCGGCGAGCGCCTCGTTCCATAGATGCTGATTCGATTCCTGGAGAGATTTGAGCTCAGCCGACAGCGACGTTTGGTGCTTCTTGATAGCAGATAAAGATGAAGTTAGCACGGTCATGTCGAGTGGTCCAGACGACTGATTGGCACTGGTAGTAGGACCGATCGCGTGGTTGCTGTGCTGAATATCTTCCACGTTGACACTTCCCTCAGCGTTGCCACCAGTCTTCTTGCGAGTAATGAGACATAGTAGATCGGGTTGACCACGTTGGAAGTGGGGATTCTGAAACTGCCAGAGCTCTGTCTCGGTGCTGTTTTGGAGAACACCTTGCTGAAGATGGGGGACCTTATGAAAGCCATACATGTTCAGTTGGCGAACAAAAGACGAAAAGTTTCCGTGTTTGAAAAACCGAGGCAAGAGCTCCTTGCTAAGTCGCTCATGGCTGGGGACTTGTAAGGGTGAGCATCAATACCCATTTCAAGCGAGGGTACGTACTATAAAATGAATCCCCCTCTTCGGACCATCGCACAAGCTCATCCGTTTCGGGATTGCTCACCATGCTATGGGAAGTACTATAAGCATATATTGACTATTTTGAATGGTTTCGACCCACTTGTACAGCTTGTTGAGGAACGCAGGCACCGCTTGTCGAGTAGAGGTAGATACCGCCTGGGCACGATTGGTTTTGGTGAGGGCAAGCTGGTCCGTAGAACTCGCCATGTTGCCATGTAGCACTGGCAGATTATGCGTGGTCGGTGTTGTTGGAGGCAGTGTGAGCGGAAGTGTAGCGAGCGGTGGTGGTAGAACGGGTCCGGTGGATGTAGTACTCAAAGACATCTCTAAATCCACCCTCTTACCTAAGCTCTACACGTGACGACAATACTATAGCCACCTGTGGGCTTACCTGCTAGCCACTTGATATTCGGCTTGACCCTGCCCTTGGGCTGTCGACCGGAGAGCATCCCCATCCTAACCCAGGGGAAAAGAGGTCGGTTTTTTAGTGCCTCCGAGTGGTTTCCACTAAACGTCATTGGGGTCAAAATGTATCGAATATGACGAAACATTTTCATATCAACATGTAAGCTAGCTTACGATTAACTGTGATTTTCGTGATAGCCCATAGTGCGATCAATAAAGAACTCTCCTGATCAGCTTTCAGTCGCTAACTGTCATGAAAAACATGGTAGCATGCTCTATTGAATTCCCGTCGACCTATAGCCTGCGAACTACTGTAACGGTCAAACTGGGCAACCATAAGTCGAATgaatatattattaatatactCAAGCACGCATGTACGATACACTATCACATGAAAATATACTTTGTGGCTGTGAACCGACTTGTGTATGACTCGCAGTTGGCTACTAGCTAAATCAATCTAAAGAGTATGGTAGCAGTTAACTCTGACGTAGAGATATATCTGAAACGTATTAACCTTTGTGCGTTCTGGCGGGTTTCCCACCGGAACGCAGGTGAAGCTTCCTTGGGCTAGATCCAGACTTTGGCCGCCGGTAACATACGGCATCTCATCATGCGGCCCACAAACACCATCGACGAGCTTATTTCTGACGCACAGACCAGTCCACATCATATAAATTCCCTGCTTCTCCTTCCTGGTTCTTTACCACTCTGGCCTTTTGGCTTAGATCAAGTGTAGTATCTGTTCTTTTAGTCTTAATCGACTAAACGCTGGCACCGCCAGCTATATCGATTATTCAATTTTTGCCGCCCGGGTCGCTGCTCCTCTGCTTGCACGAGCGGTGACAAGATGACCTTGCCCTTACAGTACTGGCCTGTGTCGTCGCGGGATTTCTCTttttttgtactttacaTAGGCCTAACCCTAAAGTCCACATGTAATTATATTATCACGTTACTGACACTACGACTTGATTCAATATGAACATCTGCCCCAACGTGATTGACGCACTGCCAATAAATGGTAAAGGGGTGTATCGTCTGTGCCTTAAACGACTTCTGTTACCTAAGGATGACGTCATCAAGGCCTGGCCAAGACAAGGAAGTGATCGTTGCACAGCCGTTGACCCTACTCGACCCGTCAAACACATTCGAGGCAACCGAGCATCTCCTATCTTTATCTCTTTCTCAACCTCCACGTTTCTTTTTCGTGCGGAGACCTGAACCTAAACTCGGCACCATATCGATAAACAAACATATCGTCCCTGGACGGTCAACATCCACCACATACTTGCCTTTACTGGAGAGTGAGGACCTTGGATTTTGCGTCTTTTGACTTGAATTGTGGATACTACTCTAAAACTGACTTGGTGGAGTTGGTGGTTGATAACCCTGTACCTTTGCCACCATGGATGACTTTGGGATGTTCAATATACCGGTCATGAGCGTGGACCACTATCAGGCGCTCGGCTTGAAACGCGAAAACGACCCTAATATTGACGACATCCAGAATGCTTACCGACATTTGGTATGTTCGAGCATGGTATTTCTCTTAAATTGAAAAATATTTATTCTCTTTAGGCACTGCAATGGCACCCAGAACGCAACAAGGGCACTGCTAAACGCGAAACCGCGGCTTTAAAGTTTATCGAGGTGGGCGTTTTTTTTTGCCAACGCGTCTATATGGGGCTGAGACTGACCAATTGCCTGTAGATCAACGAGGCCTACAAGGTCCTTATGGACAAGAAGATGCGGGAAAGTAAAGAAGCCGCAAAAGGTAAAAAGTCCAAGAAAGATGAACGCGCGATGAGCCCTTCGGCGGATTCGATGAACCCCGACGGGCGCTCGAGAAGTCGTCCAAGGTGGTCTGCGGCTGCACTAATGTCTCGAGCGCAACAAAACGCAACGCCTGATATGTGAGTTTGATTTAGAGGCGCGAGTGGCGATGGGAACTGAGTATATGCTCGGACGATTTCTAGCATGGTTAGCGGCGCCGATGAACACAAGGACGATGGAGACAGACAATCAGCCCGCGAGAGTTTTGAAGCGCCAAGAGTCAGCATGGCGCCCAGCCACACCCCTGCTCCGGCCCGATCCACCTTTGCCAGTCCTCCTCCACCTTCACTCTCCGGATCCCAACTCGGACCGTGGCACTCGGCGTCGCAGCTAGGTCCCCAACATACAGGCCGGTCTCGTTCCCGCTCGCCAGGCCCCCGTACGTTGGCTCATTCACGCGAACCATCCCCGGCCCCCACGCCGATCCAAGGTCGAACGGGTCCAGAAACGCCAATTACAGCACCAACCCCAACACGCGTTTACCCTGAGAACTCACGTGCCAGTTACAACACTGTGCGATCACCACCAGCTGTATATTCCCTGGACCAAGACGTACGACTGCCACGCTACCTGAAAGGCATGAGTGACGTTACCTCAGAGATAGGAAGCGAGTCTTCCTACTTCAACGGACACTCGGTCTCCGTCGCTGGTTCTTCGTCTTCCGCTTCAACTCATATCCCTGACGACTGGCTCTTCCCGATATACCTCTCGCTCGAGGACCTCTATACCTGCAAGACCCATCGGTTTAGAATCAATAGGCACCTATTGACTGGACAAACGAAAGAAGGTATGTTGGgtgtctttttcttcctttcAACATTGACGTGGTTTCCTCTTATTGAAATTTATTCTTTTGTAGTATTTGTCGATGTGAGCGTGCAGCCTAATTGGCGCGACGGAACGCAGCTGCGATGCAAAGGCCTTGGAAATGAACGTGAGGGGCTCCCTCCTCAGGTGAGTTTACCCGCGCTGCACTATCAACACCAAACTAATACTGCCTTATCAGGATGTTATCTTTATCGGTGCGTCTATCTCACAAGCGCCATATGTTCTGCGTATTCTGATGGCATGCTCTACGCTATAGTCAAAGAAAAACTGCATCCCAGGTTCCTGCGAGATCCCGTTGGATACGATATCTACGCCCGGCTCGAGATCAGCCTTGTGATTGCGCTTGGTGGAGGGTCCACTAACGACGAAGCCCTCCTGATCAAGGGCGTTGATGGCCGTGAGATTGTGGTCGAGGTTCCACCACCTGTCGTGAGGCACGGGTCCATGACACGTATTAAAGGGGCTGGCATGCCAAAACACAAGACCAAAGACGGAAGCGTGCCTCTGCGAGGAGACTTGATCCTCGAGTGAGTGTCTCAAGGTTAGATCCAAGGTTGAACAACTAATGACGTTGCTGCTCTTAGGTGGTGCGTTCTTCCTCCCGACAAGCCTCTCAGCGAAGACGCGATGGCTGAATTGAGAGAAGCGCTGGGTGATCAATGGCTGAGAGACGAAGAGGAGTAATACGACAGGTTTTTACGAACCCTACGAATAAGCAGAGCGAGTAGGTGGTGGCGCATACGTCTTGCACGATTAATGAGTTTTTCGGTTTTCTCGGCCCTTTTCTTGATTGTT
The nucleotide sequence above comes from Rhizoctonia solani chromosome 3, complete sequence. Encoded proteins:
- a CDS encoding HSF-type DNA-binding domain protein; this encodes MTFSGNHSEALKNRPLFPWVRMGMLSGRQPKGRVKPNIKWLAGKRVDLEMSLSTTSTGPVLPPPLATLPLTLPPTTPTTHNLPVLHGNMASSTDQLALTKTNRAQAVSTSTRQAVPAFLNKLYNMVSNPETDELVRWSEEGDSFYIPSHERLSKELLPRFFKHGNFSSFVRQLNMYGFHKVPHLQQGVLQNSTETELWQFQNPHFQRGQPDLLCLITRKKTGGNAEGSVNVEDIQHSNHAIGPTTSANQSSGPLDMTVLTSSLSAIKKHQTSLSAELKSLQESNQHLWNEALAARDRHKKHQDTINKILKFLASVFGNGANGATPSGPGGNSSPGRDGRASPGALVPRKRPRLMIENGSADDDDDDDIHFAIPSPNISMQDDHEMLEGRISEAPTEMAPSPAPNGEQLATVAKAEPPPTPGLSSLPPTPIGIPTSSQNPSTTATIPMNTLARRSPIQSTNITPPQDSVSSDQPSDTPESLFGQGNEHAQDQMYQEAISKLLSSPNTLQRILASISSQGPDGHNSAGFSDSQSELAPYYGGLMNMNLDVPHDPAIPYNAARLDQATESLGEEIDNVNQDINSLMREWGISPEVLQEQRSDGSANNVIGVDGFSTQPNLTVNGFVPSNSAFMPNGSFPNPNGNILPDSSVPYASIAAEGDHAVDIDSFLNQFDFPDSANAPSDGGPSTGGSFPVSLPAEFDLENPGAQPAAFLDEVPPVPSTASDTSLSPVIPLLDDFGGASGVGVNGVGLGGRQTSPARFTTAATNGIAPVTSVNHVPVAPAIATATATAATPSKRGRKRRSVTLEGSIDEPTLTPTTRSTRNNK
- a CDS encoding DnaJ domain protein is translated as MDDFGMFNIPVMSVDHYQALGLKRENDPNIDDIQNAYRHLALQWHPERNKGTAKRETAALKFIEINEAYKVLMDKKMRESKEAAKGKKSKKDERAMSPSADSMNPDGRSRSRPRWSAAALMSRAQQNATPDIMVSGADEHKDDGDRQSARESFEAPRVSMAPSHTPAPARSTFASPPPPSLSGSQLGPWHSASQLGPQHTGRSRSRSPGPRTLAHSREPSPAPTPIQGRTGPETPITAPTPTRVYPENSRASYNTVRSPPAVYSLDQDVRLPRYLKGMSDVTSEIGSESSYFNGHSVSVAGSSSSASTHIPDDWLFPIYLSLEDLYTCKTHRFRINRHLLTGQTKEVFVDVSVQPNWRDGTQLRCKGLGNEREGLPPQDVIFIVKEKLHPRFLRDPVGYDIYARLEISLVIALGGGSTNDEALLIKGVDGREIVVEVPPPVVRHGSMTRIKGAGMPKHKTKDGSVPLRGDLILEWCVLPPDKPLSEDAMAELREALGDQWLRDEEE